One region of Roseimicrobium gellanilyticum genomic DNA includes:
- the dapA gene encoding 4-hydroxy-tetrahydrodipicolinate synthase, translating to MFAGTHTAIITPFRNGRLDEDALKKVIDYQFDGGVQGVVPCGTTGESPTLDYDEHDRVIQLTVGIARGRGLVIAGTGSNSTREAIEMTQEAEAAGANASLQVAPYYNKPTQEGLYRHFRDIAKNTSLPIMLYSIPGRCGIEIGIETVVRLAEECPNIRAIKEAGGNADRVSVLKQLLPADFEVLSGDDSLTLPFMSVGGVGIVSVAGNLIPKEMSTMVQHALKGEWAEAQAIHAKFNPLFSMFLKLATNPIPIKTAMALKGLCDAELRLPMCEMSDAQVAELKATMVKLEII from the coding sequence ATGTTCGCAGGTACCCATACCGCCATCATCACCCCTTTCCGCAACGGCCGACTGGATGAGGATGCGCTGAAAAAAGTCATCGACTACCAGTTCGATGGCGGCGTGCAGGGCGTGGTGCCGTGCGGCACGACCGGCGAGTCCCCCACCCTGGACTACGATGAGCATGACCGCGTGATCCAGCTCACCGTGGGCATCGCCCGTGGTCGTGGTCTCGTGATTGCCGGTACCGGCAGCAACAGCACGCGTGAGGCCATTGAGATGACGCAAGAGGCCGAGGCCGCTGGCGCGAATGCCTCCCTGCAGGTGGCACCCTACTACAACAAGCCCACGCAGGAAGGTCTCTACCGCCACTTCCGCGACATCGCGAAGAATACGAGCCTGCCCATCATGCTCTACAGCATTCCCGGACGCTGCGGCATCGAGATTGGCATCGAGACCGTGGTGCGCCTCGCCGAGGAGTGCCCGAACATCCGCGCCATCAAGGAAGCCGGTGGCAATGCCGACCGCGTGAGCGTGCTGAAGCAGCTCCTCCCCGCGGATTTCGAAGTCCTCTCCGGCGATGACTCCCTGACCCTGCCCTTCATGAGCGTGGGTGGCGTGGGCATCGTGAGCGTGGCGGGCAATCTGATTCCGAAGGAGATGAGCACCATGGTGCAGCACGCACTGAAGGGTGAGTGGGCCGAGGCCCAGGCCATCCACGCGAAGTTCAACCCGCTCTTCAGCATGTTCCTGAAGCTCGCGACGAACCCCATCCCCATCAAGACCGCCATGGCCCTCAAGGGTCTCTGCGACGCCGAACTCCGCCTGCCCATGTGCGAGATGAGCGACGCCCAGGTGGCCGAGCTGAAGGCCACGATGGTGAAGCTAGAAATTATCTGA
- a CDS encoding ATPase domain-containing protein yields MTAKSVTPTVAPTPSGAPRKRSATGVAGLDDILNGGFPPNRMYLIKGDPGVGKTTLGLQYLLEGLRRGESGLYITLSETRQELEEVAASHGWDLSGLHVMDLNVIREHSDEEATNTFFHPSEVELNRMTSRIISEMNRVNPARMVFDSLSEMRMLSETPLRYRRQILEMKQTFQGRNTTVLFLDDRTEERHDLHIESIAHGVIHLYRTSPEYGVARRSLNVQKIRGSKYREGNHDFLLHTGGMEVFPRLVAAEHHQPFDREAVASGIRQLDALFGGGLDRGTSNMFMGPPGTGKSTLALKFMLAAAERGEKSLGFILDETLGTLLNRAGQLGMELKPHIDSGMIRFAQVNPAEIVPGELASMIRDAVEKDDIRVLVLDSINGYLNALSQERFLNLQLHEMLTYLNQLGVVTIMVLAQQGLVGAMKTTVDLTYLADTVVLLRFFEELGAVKQAISVIKKRSGNHERTIREIKVGPGGIVVGSPLTRMQGVLTGIPNILSPQTNGNGDGNDHSKPPTIMKHEL; encoded by the coding sequence ATGACTGCGAAATCAGTGACTCCCACGGTAGCTCCCACCCCGTCTGGTGCCCCCCGCAAACGCAGCGCCACCGGCGTGGCCGGGTTGGATGACATCCTCAACGGTGGTTTCCCGCCAAATCGCATGTACCTGATCAAGGGTGACCCCGGGGTCGGAAAGACAACGCTGGGCCTCCAATACCTCTTGGAAGGATTGCGCCGTGGCGAGTCCGGCCTGTACATCACCCTTTCCGAGACGCGCCAGGAGCTTGAGGAAGTGGCGGCTTCCCACGGCTGGGACCTTTCTGGCCTGCATGTGATGGACCTGAATGTAATCCGCGAGCATAGCGACGAGGAGGCAACGAATACCTTCTTTCATCCCTCCGAGGTGGAACTCAATCGCATGACCAGCCGGATCATTTCCGAGATGAACCGGGTAAATCCTGCCCGCATGGTGTTTGACTCACTCTCGGAGATGCGCATGCTTTCGGAAACGCCACTGCGCTATCGTCGGCAGATCCTGGAGATGAAGCAGACCTTCCAGGGGCGGAACACCACGGTCCTCTTCCTGGATGATCGTACGGAGGAGAGGCATGATTTGCACATCGAGAGCATCGCCCACGGGGTGATCCACCTCTACCGCACCTCGCCTGAGTATGGCGTGGCGCGGCGCAGCCTGAATGTGCAGAAGATTCGCGGCTCCAAGTATCGCGAGGGAAATCATGATTTCCTGCTGCACACGGGTGGCATGGAGGTCTTCCCAAGACTGGTGGCTGCTGAGCACCATCAGCCCTTCGACCGCGAAGCGGTGGCGAGTGGCATCAGACAACTGGATGCGCTCTTTGGTGGTGGTCTGGACCGTGGTACCAGCAATATGTTCATGGGTCCGCCTGGGACTGGGAAGTCCACCTTGGCGCTGAAATTCATGCTGGCAGCAGCGGAGCGCGGGGAGAAGAGCCTGGGCTTCATCCTGGATGAGACGCTCGGCACCCTGCTGAATCGTGCCGGTCAGCTCGGCATGGAGCTGAAGCCGCACATCGACTCGGGTATGATCCGATTCGCGCAGGTGAATCCTGCGGAGATTGTGCCAGGGGAACTGGCCAGCATGATCCGGGACGCGGTGGAAAAGGACGACATCCGCGTGCTCGTGCTGGATAGCATCAATGGCTACCTCAACGCCCTCTCGCAGGAGCGCTTCCTCAATCTGCAACTGCATGAGATGCTGACGTACCTGAACCAGCTCGGGGTAGTCACGATCATGGTGCTGGCCCAGCAGGGGCTGGTGGGTGCCATGAAGACAACGGTCGATCTCACCTATCTCGCAGACACCGTGGTGTTGCTCCGCTTCTTTGAAGAATTGGGTGCGGTGAAGCAGGCCATCTCCGTCATCAAGAAGCGCAGTGGCAACCACGAGCGCACCATCCGTGAAATCAAGGTGGGCCCGGGCGGCATTGTGGTAGGATCACCGCTTACTCGCATGCAGGGGGTGCTTACGGGTATTCCCAATATTCTTTCCCCACAGACAAACGGCAATGGAGATGGTAACGATCATTCCAAGCCTCCTACCATCATGAAGCACGAGCTATGA
- the dapF gene encoding diaminopimelate epimerase yields the protein MATTLKFWKMNGAGNDFVMLDNRTQSVHIDNETIARLCDRHRGVGADGLLLVEPATDGGDFKMRYHNADGGEAEMCGNGARCFARYVNRLHEDKLGGLKFETLAGMISADYLGDQVRINMSAPHSLKLNQTLPVEGIELSVHSVNTGVPHAVVFVEDLEHTNVRGLGAGLRYHTAFAPKGTNANFVKITGPNSISIRTYERGVEDETLACGTGMVACALIAHELHGFTSPVSVLVRGGDTLQIGFQKTADGYQNVTLHGPADFVFEGTVEV from the coding sequence ATGGCTACCACGCTCAAATTCTGGAAGATGAACGGCGCGGGCAATGACTTCGTCATGCTCGACAACCGCACTCAGTCCGTGCACATCGACAACGAAACGATCGCCCGCCTGTGCGACCGGCATCGCGGCGTGGGAGCGGATGGCCTTCTCCTCGTGGAACCCGCCACAGACGGCGGCGACTTCAAGATGCGCTACCACAATGCGGACGGTGGCGAGGCCGAGATGTGCGGCAATGGCGCGCGCTGCTTCGCCCGCTACGTGAACCGTCTCCATGAGGACAAGCTCGGTGGCCTGAAGTTTGAAACGCTCGCGGGTATGATCTCCGCGGACTACCTGGGCGACCAGGTGCGCATCAACATGAGTGCGCCGCACAGCCTGAAGCTGAACCAGACCCTCCCCGTGGAAGGCATTGAGCTCAGCGTCCACAGCGTGAATACCGGCGTGCCCCACGCGGTGGTCTTCGTGGAAGACCTGGAGCATACCAATGTGCGCGGCCTCGGCGCCGGCCTGCGGTACCACACGGCCTTTGCGCCCAAGGGCACGAACGCGAACTTCGTAAAAATCACCGGGCCAAACAGCATCTCCATCCGCACGTATGAGCGCGGTGTGGAGGATGAGACGCTCGCCTGCGGCACCGGCATGGTGGCGTGCGCGCTGATTGCCCATGAACTGCACGGCTTCACCTCGCCGGTGTCCGTGCTCGTGCGCGGTGGTGATACCCTGCAGATCGGATTCCAGAAGACAGCCGACGGCTACCAGAACGTGACCCTGCACGGACCGGCGGACTTCGTCTTCGAAGGCACCGTGGAGGTTTGA
- the cls gene encoding cardiolipin synthase, with protein MFIELYKAISPVWHWLLLALDVCMVGFAVSHVLLRQRDGRIAAFWAVIIAFVPLLGAIFYAMFGINRIQRRGQKYRAMTEVERQAVLEACPLHPEKEVPELKLLGELAETIGKLSRYNFSVGNHMIPLRSEEAMLAMLTSIRHARRSISLCSYIFEAKGIGLDFVNELEKAKNRGVEVRVLVDNMGTMYSWPPIIHTLRRRGIRAESFMHSHFFFRVFSMNMRNHRKVMVVDGVTGFTGGMNIREGNMLSQNPKHPVIDLHFQVEGSAVRQLQRVFAEDWAFCCGEVLKGDLWYPELEPAGEVGIIGVPDGPDEDFELMPKVIFAAIGAAKKEIRVMTPYFLPEAPILWALNSAALRGVDVTIITPKNNNIPFVRWAARTLYPQMLERGVHILEADGHFDHSKFMTVDGIWSLVGSTNWDPRSLRLNFEFNVACFDDILARQLNAIFVKALEDCQPVSLQEIRSAGLHLRLRDGFARLFMPVL; from the coding sequence ATGTTCATCGAATTGTACAAGGCCATCTCCCCCGTGTGGCATTGGTTGCTGCTGGCGCTGGATGTCTGCATGGTGGGCTTTGCGGTGAGCCACGTGCTGCTGCGGCAGAGGGATGGACGCATCGCGGCGTTCTGGGCGGTGATCATTGCGTTCGTGCCGCTGTTGGGCGCGATTTTTTACGCGATGTTCGGCATCAATCGCATCCAGCGGCGCGGGCAGAAGTATCGTGCGATGACGGAGGTGGAGCGCCAGGCGGTGCTGGAGGCGTGTCCGCTGCATCCAGAGAAAGAGGTGCCTGAGCTGAAGCTGCTCGGTGAGCTCGCGGAGACCATAGGCAAGCTCTCACGGTACAACTTCAGCGTGGGAAATCACATGATTCCCCTGCGCAGTGAGGAGGCCATGCTGGCCATGCTCACCTCCATACGCCATGCGAGGCGCAGCATCAGCCTGTGCAGCTACATCTTTGAGGCGAAGGGCATCGGCCTGGACTTCGTGAACGAGCTCGAGAAGGCGAAGAACCGTGGCGTGGAGGTGCGCGTGCTGGTGGATAACATGGGCACCATGTACTCCTGGCCGCCCATCATTCACACGCTGAGGCGGCGTGGCATCCGTGCGGAGAGCTTCATGCACAGCCACTTTTTCTTCCGCGTGTTCAGCATGAACATGCGGAACCACCGCAAGGTCATGGTGGTGGATGGCGTGACCGGCTTCACCGGCGGCATGAACATCCGTGAGGGGAACATGCTCTCGCAGAATCCGAAGCATCCCGTGATCGACCTGCACTTCCAGGTGGAGGGGTCGGCGGTGCGGCAGCTGCAGCGTGTGTTCGCGGAAGACTGGGCCTTCTGCTGCGGGGAGGTGCTGAAGGGGGACCTGTGGTATCCCGAGCTCGAGCCTGCGGGTGAGGTGGGCATCATCGGCGTGCCGGATGGCCCGGATGAAGACTTCGAATTGATGCCCAAGGTCATTTTCGCGGCCATTGGCGCGGCGAAGAAGGAGATCCGCGTGATGACGCCCTACTTCCTGCCCGAGGCGCCGATTCTCTGGGCGCTGAACTCCGCCGCGCTGCGTGGCGTGGACGTGACCATCATCACGCCGAAGAACAACAACATCCCCTTCGTCCGCTGGGCCGCGCGCACCTTGTACCCGCAGATGCTGGAGCGTGGGGTGCACATCCTGGAGGCAGATGGCCATTTTGATCACAGCAAATTCATGACCGTCGATGGCATTTGGTCCCTGGTGGGCAGCACGAACTGGGACCCGCGCAGTCTGCGGCTGAACTTCGAGTTCAACGTCGCGTGCTTCGATGACATCCTCGCGCGCCAGTTGAATGCCATCTTCGTGAAGGCCCTGGAGGATTGCCAGCCGGTGAGCCTTCAGGAAATCCGCAGTGCGGGATTGCACTTGAGGTTGCGGGATGGGTTTGCGCGGCTGTTCATGCCGGTGTTGTGA
- the trpA gene encoding tryptophan synthase subunit alpha has translation MNRIDQRFADLRASGKKAFVAYICAGDPNLDTLRDIVLTLEKCGVDIVELGLPFSDPLADGIVNQMAADRALRAGTTTPKVLAAIKKLREETQIPLVLFTYLNPVYTYGFEAFHRDAAAAGADGVLLLDLPPDEASVNAELVGGEALKRIRLIAPTTPAERIPVLTSQAEGFIYYVSREGVTGAQTSLATGIEAQVARIKATTETPVAVGFGISTPEQAGAVAGMADGVVVGSAIVKLIEQHGSDSALTDRLAAFVKPLVDAVKSV, from the coding sequence ATGAACCGCATCGACCAACGTTTCGCTGACCTCCGCGCCTCTGGAAAGAAGGCCTTCGTGGCCTACATCTGTGCAGGAGATCCGAACCTGGACACCCTGCGCGACATCGTGCTCACCCTGGAGAAGTGTGGCGTGGACATCGTGGAGCTTGGCCTGCCCTTCAGCGACCCGCTGGCAGACGGCATTGTGAACCAGATGGCGGCGGACCGCGCCCTGCGTGCTGGGACCACCACGCCGAAGGTGCTCGCCGCAATCAAGAAGCTGCGCGAGGAAACGCAAATCCCGCTCGTGCTCTTCACGTATCTGAACCCGGTATACACCTACGGCTTCGAGGCTTTCCACCGGGACGCGGCAGCCGCGGGAGCGGATGGCGTGCTCCTGCTGGACCTGCCGCCGGATGAGGCCTCCGTGAATGCCGAACTCGTGGGCGGCGAGGCGCTGAAGCGCATCCGCCTCATCGCGCCCACCACCCCGGCGGAGCGCATCCCGGTCCTGACCTCCCAGGCGGAAGGCTTCATCTATTATGTCTCCCGCGAGGGGGTGACCGGCGCGCAGACCTCCCTGGCGACCGGCATCGAGGCCCAAGTGGCCCGCATCAAGGCAACCACGGAAACGCCTGTGGCCGTGGGCTTTGGCATTTCCACCCCGGAGCAGGCAGGCGCGGTTGCCGGCATGGCAGACGGCGTCGTGGTGGGCAGCGCCATCGTAAAGCTCATTGAACAACATGGCTCCGACAGCGCCCTCACGGACAGGCTCGCCGCCTTCGTGAAACCTCTTGTCGATGCCGTGAAGTCGGTCTAG
- the dapB gene encoding 4-hydroxy-tetrahydrodipicolinate reductase, which translates to MSSIRILVTGAKGRMGQAVIRATESDPDTVVGAAIDMGDSLDEALAKCDAVIDFTSHHFSNELVAACVKHKKALVMGTTGHTDEERNTIREAAKTIPVVFAANFSVGVNTLFWLTRQAARILGEPFDLEVIEMHHRMKTDSPSGTARRLVEILCEESGVSYDKDTRHGRFGDVGARTKKEIGVHALRGGDVVGDHTVVFANIGERVELTHKASSRDTFAGGSVRAAKWLSDKSAGIYDMQDVLGLK; encoded by the coding sequence ATGTCTTCCATTCGCATTCTCGTCACTGGCGCCAAGGGCCGCATGGGCCAGGCTGTCATCCGTGCCACGGAGTCGGACCCTGATACCGTGGTCGGTGCTGCCATCGACATGGGTGATAGTCTCGATGAAGCGCTCGCCAAGTGTGATGCGGTCATCGACTTCACCTCGCACCACTTCAGCAATGAACTCGTGGCCGCTTGTGTGAAGCACAAGAAGGCGCTAGTCATGGGCACCACTGGTCACACGGACGAAGAGCGCAATACCATCCGCGAAGCTGCCAAGACCATCCCCGTGGTCTTTGCCGCGAACTTCAGCGTAGGTGTGAATACCCTCTTCTGGCTCACCCGCCAGGCCGCCCGCATCCTCGGCGAGCCCTTCGACCTTGAAGTGATTGAGATGCATCACCGCATGAAGACCGACTCCCCCAGCGGCACCGCACGCCGCCTGGTGGAAATCCTCTGCGAAGAATCCGGCGTGAGCTACGACAAGGACACGCGCCACGGCCGCTTCGGCGATGTGGGTGCGCGTACCAAGAAGGAAATCGGCGTGCATGCCCTGCGCGGCGGCGATGTCGTGGGCGACCACACGGTTGTCTTCGCCAACATCGGCGAGCGCGTGGAGCTCACGCACAAGGCCAGCAGCCGCGACACCTTCGCCGGTGGCAGCGTCCGCGCCGCCAAGTGGCTCTCCGACAAAAGCGCCGGCATCTATGACATGCAGGACGTTTTGGGACTGAAGTAG
- a CDS encoding SRPBCC family protein, with protein sequence MSTSPASPTIINSRVLPYPRAQVFGAFQNPEILAQWWGPNGFTNTFDEFDFRPGGMWRFTMHAPTGAAFPNVSRFVEVEAPSRIVFHHEDPVHWFEMVMTYENVPADGGADANTRLTWRMTFATVEEAENLRAFITDANEQNLGRLEACLKGMG encoded by the coding sequence ATGAGCACTTCTCCCGCCTCTCCCACCATCATCAACTCCCGCGTCCTGCCGTATCCGCGCGCCCAGGTCTTCGGAGCGTTTCAAAATCCGGAAATCCTCGCGCAATGGTGGGGGCCGAATGGCTTCACGAACACGTTTGACGAATTCGACTTCCGTCCCGGTGGGATGTGGCGCTTCACCATGCATGCGCCGACGGGCGCGGCGTTTCCCAATGTGAGCAGGTTCGTGGAGGTGGAGGCGCCGAGTCGCATCGTCTTCCATCACGAGGACCCGGTGCATTGGTTCGAGATGGTGATGACGTATGAAAACGTGCCCGCGGACGGCGGCGCGGATGCAAATACCCGGCTCACGTGGCGCATGACCTTCGCCACGGTGGAGGAGGCGGAGAATCTACGAGCGTTCATCACGGACGCGAATGAGCAGAACTTGGGCCGGCTGGAAGCGTGCTTGAAGGGGATGGGGTGA
- the lnt gene encoding apolipoprotein N-acyltransferase has protein sequence MRIPPFLAALAAGFILVFAYPGWNHGWLVWLWMLPLLYALWGWDNKEPAAPAAPANGKPPKRRSPAWRGFRLAYLAGLAFFIPNLNWVRHSSRVISGASDNSWAGLGPELMGMGAVVGLSIYISLYWGLWGAFAATIGRPRISPEGNTTPGDSGKLFSVSLESLRAAFLCAAAWVACEWLRGIVFTGFGWNGLGIALWKTKLLIQGAEFVGVTGLSFMPVFVVCIFWNTQLRFRQEVRTSRVRPHADFFCAVALVLLNAGYGMQHLMEQPKTDVIPLKVALVQGNIGQQEKWDGRRYEDVGDSIYNLYGKLTVQAVMGNPDEKPQLVIWPESALPFPFHDPNHVDFLNDILGIADYSLLTGADILIPMQPNYTGASLMRGNFNNHQLHRKVHLVPFGEYLPLRNFPGMDALLGGVIMGDFQSGPSTEPLKLEEPAGVQLMPLICFEDTVGRLARKFVREAPQLLVNLTNDGWFLHSEENEQHLANAVFRCIELRRPMVRACNTGITCFLDDKGRIPNGGLMWNEKDGYFYKGILKQTVNLEKSPPMTVYARFGDVFSIAMLVIMGVAILVAVVRKRR, from the coding sequence ATGCGCATCCCTCCCTTCCTCGCTGCCCTGGCTGCCGGTTTCATACTGGTCTTCGCCTATCCCGGGTGGAATCACGGCTGGCTGGTGTGGCTGTGGATGCTGCCCCTGCTCTACGCCCTCTGGGGATGGGACAACAAGGAGCCTGCCGCACCCGCAGCGCCCGCGAATGGCAAGCCGCCGAAACGCCGCAGCCCAGCCTGGCGCGGCTTCCGTCTCGCCTACCTCGCTGGGCTCGCCTTCTTCATCCCGAACCTGAACTGGGTGCGCCACTCCTCCCGCGTCATCAGCGGTGCGAGTGACAACTCGTGGGCAGGCTTGGGACCGGAGCTCATGGGCATGGGCGCGGTGGTGGGGCTTTCGATCTACATCTCCCTCTACTGGGGCCTCTGGGGTGCCTTTGCCGCGACCATCGGGCGGCCCCGCATCAGCCCGGAAGGAAACACGACCCCGGGTGACTCTGGAAAACTCTTCAGCGTCTCGCTGGAATCCCTGCGAGCCGCCTTCCTCTGCGCGGCGGCCTGGGTCGCGTGCGAGTGGCTGCGCGGCATCGTCTTCACCGGATTCGGCTGGAACGGACTTGGCATTGCTCTCTGGAAGACGAAGCTCCTCATCCAGGGCGCAGAATTCGTGGGCGTGACCGGCCTCTCCTTCATGCCTGTCTTTGTGGTCTGCATCTTTTGGAACACCCAACTGCGCTTCCGCCAGGAGGTGCGTACCTCCCGCGTGCGTCCGCATGCCGACTTCTTCTGCGCGGTGGCCCTCGTGCTGCTGAATGCCGGCTACGGCATGCAGCACCTCATGGAGCAGCCGAAGACGGATGTCATCCCGCTGAAGGTCGCCCTCGTGCAGGGAAACATCGGCCAGCAAGAGAAGTGGGACGGCCGCCGGTATGAAGACGTGGGCGACAGCATCTACAATCTGTATGGCAAGCTTACGGTGCAGGCGGTGATGGGTAATCCCGACGAGAAGCCGCAACTCGTGATCTGGCCGGAGAGCGCCCTCCCCTTCCCCTTCCACGATCCGAATCACGTCGACTTCCTGAACGACATCCTCGGCATCGCCGACTACTCGCTGCTCACCGGGGCGGACATCCTCATCCCCATGCAGCCGAACTACACCGGCGCCTCGCTCATGCGGGGGAACTTCAACAACCACCAACTGCATCGCAAGGTCCACCTCGTGCCCTTCGGCGAGTACCTGCCGCTGCGGAACTTCCCCGGCATGGATGCGCTGCTGGGCGGCGTGATCATGGGCGACTTCCAAAGTGGCCCCTCCACCGAGCCGCTGAAGCTGGAAGAGCCCGCCGGCGTGCAACTCATGCCGCTCATCTGCTTTGAGGATACCGTGGGCCGTCTCGCGCGGAAGTTTGTGCGCGAAGCCCCGCAGCTCCTCGTGAACCTCACGAATGATGGATGGTTCCTCCACAGCGAGGAAAATGAGCAGCACCTCGCCAATGCCGTCTTCCGCTGCATCGAACTGCGCCGCCCCATGGTGCGCGCGTGTAATACCGGCATCACCTGCTTCCTCGATGACAAAGGCCGCATCCCGAACGGCGGCCTGATGTGGAATGAAAAGGACGGCTACTTCTACAAGGGCATCCTGAAGCAAACGGTGAACCTGGAGAAGAGTCCCCCCATGACCGTGTATGCACGGTTTGGGGATGTGTTCTCCATCGCCATGCTGGTGATCATGGGCGTGGCGATCCTCGTGGCGGTGGTGAGGAAAAGAAGGTAG